A part of Pararhizobium sp. A13 genomic DNA contains:
- a CDS encoding ABC transporter substrate-binding protein, translating into MRSILLALAATVALALPARADEVTVAVTAIVEHPALDAVRDGVKEALAAAGYKEGENLKFLYESAQGNPATAAQIARQFAGEAPDVIVPISTPSAQAVVSSTRDIPVVFTAVSDPLGAQLVKDMDKPGGNVTGLSDLSPVAEHVALIKEILPNVKSIGYLYNSGEANSVSLLAVLKTEAEKAGLTVVESAATKSAEVQGAARALVGRADVIYIPTDNTIISALEGAVAVAEEAKLPLFTADTDSVSRGAVAALGFNYHDVGKQTGDVVVRVLKGENPGDIAVKVAAGTDLVINKAAASKMGVTFPESVLGRATRVIE; encoded by the coding sequence ATGCGCTCAATCCTGCTTGCTCTCGCAGCAACCGTCGCCCTCGCCCTGCCCGCGCGGGCAGACGAAGTGACCGTCGCCGTCACCGCCATCGTCGAACACCCGGCGCTCGATGCCGTGCGCGACGGCGTCAAGGAAGCGTTGGCCGCCGCCGGATACAAGGAAGGCGAGAATCTCAAGTTCCTCTATGAGTCCGCACAGGGCAACCCGGCGACAGCAGCGCAGATCGCCCGCCAGTTCGCCGGCGAAGCCCCTGATGTCATCGTCCCGATCTCAACGCCCTCGGCCCAGGCCGTCGTCTCCTCGACGCGCGACATTCCGGTCGTCTTCACCGCCGTCTCCGATCCGCTCGGCGCGCAGCTCGTCAAGGACATGGACAAACCCGGCGGCAATGTCACCGGCCTGTCGGACCTCTCGCCGGTCGCCGAGCACGTTGCACTCATCAAGGAAATCCTGCCGAACGTGAAATCGATCGGTTATCTCTACAATTCCGGCGAGGCGAACTCGGTTTCGCTGCTCGCCGTCCTGAAGACGGAAGCCGAGAAGGCCGGCCTGACCGTCGTCGAATCCGCCGCGACGAAGTCCGCTGAAGTACAGGGCGCCGCGCGCGCCCTCGTCGGCCGTGCCGACGTCATCTATATCCCGACCGACAACACGATCATCTCGGCGCTCGAAGGTGCTGTCGCGGTCGCCGAGGAAGCCAAGCTGCCGCTCTTCACGGCCGACACGGACTCCGTTTCGCGCGGCGCGGTCGCTGCTCTCGGCTTCAACTACCATGATGTCGGCAAGCAGACTGGCGACGTCGTCGTGCGTGTCCTGAAGGGTGAAAACCCGGGCGATATCGCCGTCAAGGTCGCAGCAGGAACCGATCTCGTCATCAACAAGGCTGCCGCCTCGAAGATGGGCGTGACCTTCCCGGAAAGCGTGCTCGGCCGCGCCACCCGCGTGATCGAATAG
- the rlmN gene encoding 23S rRNA (adenine(2503)-C(2))-methyltransferase RlmN: MPAEMPSLIGLAREDMGKALAEIGVPQKQVKMRVSQLWHWLYVRGVSDFDHMTNVSKDMREMLKKHFTIARPEIVEEQISTDGTRKWLLRFPPRGAGRPVEIETVYIPEEGRGTLCISSQVGCTLTCSFCHTGTQKLVRNLTAEEILAQLLLARDRLGDFPDRDTPAGAIVPAEGRKVSNVVMMGMGEPLYNFEHVKTALLIATDGDGLSLSKRRVTLSTSGIVPEIHRTGAELGVMLAISLHAVKDDLRDMLVPINKKYPLKDLLDACRTYPGLSNARRITFEYVMLEGVNDSLEDAKELVRLLRGIPAKINLIPFNPWPGTNYQCSSWEHIEKFADFINAAGYASPIRTPRGRDILAACGQLKSESERMRKVDRMAFEAMMISNHGED; this comes from the coding sequence ATGCCGGCCGAAATGCCGTCGCTGATCGGTCTCGCGCGCGAGGACATGGGCAAGGCTCTGGCCGAAATCGGCGTTCCTCAGAAGCAGGTGAAAATGCGGGTGAGCCAGCTCTGGCACTGGCTCTATGTGCGCGGCGTCTCCGATTTCGACCACATGACCAATGTGTCGAAGGACATGCGCGAGATGCTGAAGAAGCATTTCACCATCGCCCGGCCGGAAATCGTCGAGGAGCAGATCTCGACCGACGGCACCCGCAAGTGGCTGTTGCGCTTCCCGCCGCGCGGTGCCGGTCGCCCGGTCGAGATCGAGACCGTCTACATTCCCGAAGAAGGTCGCGGCACGCTGTGCATTTCCAGCCAGGTCGGCTGCACGCTCACCTGTTCCTTCTGCCACACCGGCACGCAGAAGCTGGTGCGCAACCTGACGGCCGAGGAAATCCTGGCGCAGCTTCTGCTTGCCCGCGACCGGCTGGGCGATTTCCCAGACCGCGATACGCCGGCCGGCGCCATCGTGCCGGCTGAGGGCCGCAAGGTCTCCAACGTCGTCATGATGGGCATGGGCGAGCCGCTCTACAATTTCGAGCACGTCAAGACGGCGCTGCTGATCGCCACCGACGGCGACGGGCTTTCCCTGTCGAAGCGGCGCGTGACGCTCTCGACCTCCGGCATCGTTCCGGAAATCCACCGCACCGGCGCGGAACTCGGCGTGATGCTGGCGATCTCGCTGCATGCCGTGAAGGACGATCTGCGCGACATGCTGGTGCCGATCAACAAGAAATATCCGCTGAAGGACCTGCTGGATGCCTGCCGCACCTATCCCGGTCTGTCGAACGCGCGCCGCATCACCTTCGAATATGTGATGCTCGAAGGCGTCAATGACAGTCTCGAAGACGCCAAGGAACTGGTGCGGCTCTTGAGGGGCATTCCCGCCAAGATCAACCTCATCCCCTTCAATCCGTGGCCCGGCACGAACTACCAGTGTTCCTCCTGGGAGCACATCGAGAAATTCGCCGATTTCATCAATGCCGCCGGCTACGCCTCGCCGATCCGCACCCCGCGCGGCCGTGATATTCTCGCCGCCTGCGGCCAGCTGAAATCCGAATCCGAACGCATGCGCAAGGTCGATCGCATGGCCTTCGAAGCCATGATGATCTCCAATCACGGCGAGGATTGA
- a CDS encoding invasion associated locus B family protein: MFVRKLNLALALVTAFAGVASAQSPTRIQQFNAWGAYSYQSGSSKVCYVLSVPKEKSPANVDHGDIFFLVSQRPGQNISYEPQAMMGYPLQENSKVTVTIDAKDFVMFTKGNSAWVENAAEEPALVAAMKSGKAMSVAAKSRKGTPTAYSYSLSGISAALKQIEGCK; this comes from the coding sequence ATGTTTGTAAGAAAGCTTAACCTCGCACTCGCACTCGTGACGGCATTTGCCGGCGTGGCTTCGGCCCAGTCGCCGACCCGTATCCAGCAGTTCAATGCCTGGGGTGCTTATTCCTATCAGTCCGGTTCCAGCAAGGTCTGCTACGTTCTTTCCGTGCCGAAGGAAAAGAGCCCGGCCAATGTCGATCATGGCGATATCTTCTTCCTCGTGTCGCAGCGCCCCGGCCAGAACATCTCTTACGAGCCGCAGGCGATGATGGGCTACCCGCTGCAGGAAAATTCAAAGGTGACCGTCACGATCGACGCCAAGGACTTCGTCATGTTCACCAAGGGCAACTCCGCCTGGGTCGAGAACGCCGCCGAAGAGCCGGCTCTCGTCGCTGCGATGAAATCCGGCAAGGCGATGTCCGTTGCCGCCAAGTCGCGCAAGGGCACGCCGACGGCCTACTCCTACTCCCTGTCGGGCATTTCGGCCGCGCTGAAGCAGATCGAAGGCTGTAAGTAA